In Pseudomonadota bacterium, the following proteins share a genomic window:
- a CDS encoding glutathione S-transferase has translation MTYDLHGTGRSRAFRVLWMLEELGLDYTHHTTGPRTPEITALNPLGKVPVLVSEGHALTDSTAILTYLADKHGALSFPPGSLARARQDAHTQFLLDELDSLLWLVSRHTFGLPEALRVPAVKESAREEFHISAERLAARIEGPFLMGETMTIPDIIAVHCLGWALVAKFPMERQDLKDYAKPIRAREAYKRAQSKG, from the coding sequence ATGACCTACGACCTCCACGGAACCGGCCGCAGCCGCGCCTTCCGCGTCCTCTGGATGCTCGAAGAGCTGGGCCTCGACTACACGCACCACACGACGGGCCCACGCACGCCCGAGATCACCGCGCTCAATCCCCTGGGAAAGGTGCCGGTCCTCGTGAGCGAGGGCCACGCCCTCACCGACAGCACCGCGATCCTCACCTATCTCGCTGACAAGCACGGCGCGCTCAGCTTCCCGCCCGGCAGCCTCGCGCGCGCCCGCCAGGATGCCCATACCCAGTTCCTCCTCGACGAGCTCGACAGCCTGCTCTGGCTCGTGTCACGCCACACGTTCGGCCTCCCCGAGGCGCTCCGCGTGCCCGCCGTGAAGGAGAGCGCGCGAGAGGAGTTCCACATCTCCGCAGAACGCCTCGCCGCCCGCATCGAGGGCCCGTTTCTCATGGGCGAGACGATGACCATCCCCGATATCATCGCCGTGCACTGCCTCGGCTGGGCCCTCGTGGCGAAATTCCCCATGGAGCGTCAGGACCTGAAGGACTACGCCAAGCCGATCCGCGCCCGCGAGGCCTACAAGCGCGCGCAATCCAAGGGTTGA
- the holA gene encoding DNA polymerase III subunit delta: MKLAPRDAAAYFARPDPAKTGILIYGADAMRVALKRQELIAALIGPQGEEEMRLTRMTGAELRKEPARLLDALKATGFFPGPRVAFVEEATDGLARIVEAALEDWRDGDAQVVVTAGSLTARSALRKLFEGHANAYATGIYDDPPSRGEIEAMMARAQIGEVARDGMDALTSLSRILDPGDFAQTLEKVALYTRGQEAPVSAADVEACAPASTDAALDDLLNIVAEGRTPELGPMLRRLEAQGVAPVALAIQASRHFRALHSAASDPGGAAQGISRLRPPVFGPRRDRMLRQAQAWGAMKLEGALSDLTETDLRLRSAAQTAPQMALMERTLIRVAMRGRR; this comes from the coding sequence ATGAAGCTCGCCCCGCGCGACGCCGCCGCTTATTTCGCGCGCCCCGATCCCGCCAAGACCGGCATCTTGATCTACGGCGCGGATGCCATGCGCGTGGCGCTGAAGCGCCAAGAGCTCATCGCCGCCCTCATCGGGCCCCAGGGCGAGGAGGAGATGCGGCTGACCCGCATGACCGGCGCCGAGCTGCGCAAGGAGCCTGCCCGCCTCCTCGATGCGCTCAAGGCGACGGGCTTCTTCCCCGGCCCCCGCGTGGCGTTCGTGGAAGAGGCCACCGACGGCCTCGCCAGGATCGTGGAGGCCGCGCTGGAGGATTGGCGCGACGGGGACGCGCAGGTGGTCGTGACCGCCGGAAGCCTCACCGCGCGCTCCGCGCTCCGCAAGCTCTTCGAAGGCCACGCCAACGCCTACGCGACCGGTATATACGACGATCCGCCCAGTCGCGGCGAGATCGAGGCGATGATGGCCCGGGCACAGATCGGCGAGGTGGCGCGCGACGGTATGGACGCGCTCACCTCGCTCTCGCGGATCCTCGATCCCGGCGATTTCGCGCAGACGCTGGAGAAGGTCGCGCTCTACACCCGCGGACAGGAGGCCCCGGTGAGCGCCGCGGATGTCGAAGCCTGCGCGCCCGCCAGCACCGACGCCGCGCTCGATGATCTGCTCAACATCGTGGCCGAGGGCCGCACCCCGGAGCTCGGTCCCATGCTGCGCCGCCTCGAAGCGCAGGGCGTGGCACCCGTGGCCCTCGCGATCCAGGCCAGCCGGCATTTCCGCGCGCTCCACAGCGCCGCCTCCGATCCCGGGGGCGCGGCCCAGGGCATCTCGCGGCTCCGTCCGCCCGTGTTCGGCCCGCGGCGCGACAGGATGCTGCGTCAGGCGCAGGCCTGGGGCGCCATGAAGCTCGAAGGCGCGCTCAGCGACCTCACGGAGACGGATCTCAGGCTCCGCTCCGCCGCTCAAACCGCGCCACAGATGGCGCTCATGGAACGCACGCTCATCCGCGTGGCCATGCGAGGGAGACGATGA
- the lptE gene encoding LPS assembly lipoprotein LptE has translation MSSSRLTRRSVLGGLALLPACGFTPVFAPGAGATALRSAVVLGTPDSANAFLLTRALRIRLGDVETPRFSLAVDARLTEAGSVITRTQQINRFTLTGTATYTLATTDGVVAAEGEVRGFTAYSASGTTVATRAARADAEARLMEILADRILTALAADLSSSGAGGPPA, from the coding sequence ATGTCGTCGTCTAGGCTGACCCGCCGCAGCGTACTGGGCGGCCTCGCGCTACTGCCCGCCTGCGGCTTCACGCCTGTCTTCGCGCCCGGCGCGGGCGCCACGGCGCTGCGCAGCGCCGTCGTTCTCGGCACGCCCGACAGCGCCAACGCCTTTCTTCTCACGCGCGCCCTCCGCATTCGGCTGGGCGACGTGGAGACCCCGCGCTTTTCCTTGGCGGTGGATGCGAGGCTGACCGAGGCGGGCTCGGTCATCACGCGCACGCAGCAGATCAACCGCTTCACCCTCACCGGCACGGCCACCTATACCCTCGCCACCACCGACGGCGTGGTGGCGGCAGAGGGCGAGGTGCGCGGCTTCACCGCCTATTCCGCCTCGGGCACCACCGTGGCCACCCGCGCCGCCCGCGCCGATGCCGAGGCACGGCTGATGGAAATCCTCGCCGACCGGATCCTGACGGCGCTCGCGGCAGATCTCTCCTCCTCGGGCGCAGGCGGGCCCCCCGCATGA
- the leuS gene encoding leucine--tRNA ligase, producing the protein MPAYAPAEIEARWQKAWEEAGLFTAKEDPEKPKYYVLEMFPYPSGRLHMGHVRNYTMGDVIARYKLATGHAVLHPMGFDAFGMPAENAAMASGGHPKDWTYANIDTMVDQMKPLGLSLDWSRMFATCDPEYYGQQQALFLDMLEAGLIDRKPAVVNWDPVDMTVLANEQVIDGKGWRSGAEVEKRELTQWFFKISDMADELLDALDGLDDWPAKVRLMQENWIGRSRGLQFAFDVVGEEEKQIEVYTTRPDTLLGASFVGIAADHPIAKELEAVNPAVAAFCAQCRKGGTTAEAIEKAEKMGLDTGLRVRHPADPDWELPVYIANFILMDYGTGAIFGCPAHDARDLDFARKYELPVISTYVPVDGELTLPEDGGEAYVPGKEEEVTYVKLLAGEERQTGLAGIDAAIAWAEEKGAGTGQTKFRLRDWGLSRQRYWGCPIPVVHCADCGVVPEKKENLPVELPYDQGNEPIDFSIPGNPLDRHPTWRDVPCPACGKMAKRETDTMDTFVDSSWYFTRFTAPRAETPTEMEAASYWMNVDQYIGGIEHAILHLLYSRFFARAMIRTGHLPEKSAEPFDAMFTQGMVTHAIYKSEKGGRPVYHYPEDVTLEGGKAYVGDAEVEIVPSAKMSKSKNNVVDPNAIVSQFGADTARWFVLSDSPPERDVEWTASGAEAASKHLGRIWTLSDKIAKMEEEAPGQARGAEDETLLREMHKTIRDVTLGVESFGFNAAIAKLYAFTATLSKSKATPGAQREAIMTLAQLMAPMTPHLSEEVWTLQGGEGLCAAAPWPVADEAMLVEATVTLPVQINGKRRDEVTVPKDMPKDELEALVLANEAVQRALDGSSPKKLIVVPGRIVNVVV; encoded by the coding sequence ATGCCCGCCTACGCCCCCGCAGAGATCGAAGCACGCTGGCAGAAAGCCTGGGAAGAGGCCGGTCTCTTCACCGCCAAAGAGGACCCGGAGAAGCCGAAATACTACGTCTTGGAGATGTTCCCCTATCCGTCAGGGCGGCTCCACATGGGCCACGTACGCAACTACACGATGGGCGACGTCATCGCGCGGTATAAGCTCGCCACAGGCCACGCCGTGCTGCACCCGATGGGCTTCGACGCCTTCGGCATGCCCGCCGAGAATGCCGCTATGGCGAGCGGCGGGCACCCCAAGGATTGGACCTACGCCAATATCGACACGATGGTCGATCAGATGAAGCCGCTGGGCCTCTCGCTCGACTGGTCACGCATGTTCGCCACCTGCGACCCGGAGTATTACGGCCAGCAACAGGCGCTCTTCCTCGACATGCTGGAGGCCGGCCTGATCGACCGGAAGCCCGCCGTCGTGAACTGGGACCCGGTGGACATGACCGTGCTCGCCAACGAACAGGTGATCGACGGCAAGGGTTGGCGCTCGGGTGCCGAGGTGGAAAAGCGCGAGCTCACGCAGTGGTTCTTCAAGATCTCGGACATGGCCGATGAGCTCCTCGACGCTCTGGACGGTCTCGATGACTGGCCCGCCAAGGTGCGTCTCATGCAGGAGAACTGGATCGGACGCTCCCGTGGCCTCCAATTCGCCTTCGATGTCGTGGGCGAGGAGGAAAAGCAGATCGAGGTCTATACCACGCGGCCCGATACGCTTCTGGGCGCGTCCTTCGTGGGCATCGCCGCCGATCATCCCATCGCGAAAGAGCTCGAGGCGGTGAACCCCGCCGTCGCCGCCTTCTGCGCGCAGTGCCGAAAGGGCGGGACCACCGCCGAGGCCATCGAGAAAGCCGAGAAGATGGGCCTAGATACCGGGCTGCGCGTGCGCCACCCCGCCGATCCCGATTGGGAGCTGCCCGTCTATATCGCGAACTTCATCCTCATGGATTACGGCACGGGCGCTATCTTCGGCTGCCCGGCGCACGACGCGCGCGACCTCGACTTCGCGCGAAAGTACGAGCTGCCGGTGATCTCCACCTACGTGCCGGTCGACGGCGAGCTCACGCTGCCCGAGGATGGCGGCGAGGCCTATGTCCCCGGCAAGGAGGAAGAGGTCACCTACGTGAAGCTCCTCGCCGGAGAAGAGCGGCAGACGGGCCTCGCGGGCATCGACGCTGCCATCGCCTGGGCCGAGGAAAAGGGCGCGGGCACGGGCCAGACGAAATTCCGCCTGCGGGACTGGGGCCTTTCGCGGCAGCGCTACTGGGGCTGCCCGATCCCCGTCGTCCACTGCGCCGATTGCGGCGTCGTGCCCGAGAAGAAGGAGAACCTGCCCGTCGAGCTGCCCTATGACCAGGGCAACGAGCCGATCGATTTCTCCATCCCCGGCAATCCGCTCGACCGCCATCCCACCTGGCGCGATGTGCCCTGCCCAGCCTGCGGGAAGATGGCCAAGCGCGAGACCGACACGATGGACACGTTCGTGGATTCAAGCTGGTACTTCACCCGTTTCACCGCGCCCCGCGCGGAGACGCCCACCGAGATGGAGGCCGCCAGCTACTGGATGAATGTCGACCAGTATATCGGCGGCATCGAGCACGCGATCCTGCACCTACTCTATTCCCGCTTCTTCGCCCGCGCGATGATCAGGACGGGGCACTTGCCTGAGAAGAGCGCCGAGCCCTTTGACGCGATGTTCACGCAAGGCATGGTGACCCATGCGATCTACAAATCCGAGAAAGGCGGCCGCCCCGTCTATCACTACCCGGAGGACGTGACCCTCGAAGGCGGCAAGGCCTATGTGGGCGACGCGGAGGTTGAGATCGTCCCCTCAGCCAAGATGTCGAAATCGAAGAATAATGTCGTCGATCCCAATGCCATCGTGAGCCAATTCGGCGCCGATACCGCGCGCTGGTTCGTCCTGTCCGACAGCCCGCCCGAGCGCGACGTGGAATGGACGGCATCGGGCGCCGAAGCGGCCTCCAAGCATCTGGGCCGGATCTGGACGCTCTCGGACAAGATCGCGAAGATGGAGGAAGAGGCCCCGGGTCAGGCCCGGGGCGCGGAGGACGAAACGCTCCTTCGCGAGATGCACAAGACCATCCGGGACGTGACGCTCGGCGTGGAATCCTTCGGCTTCAACGCCGCCATCGCCAAGCTCTATGCCTTCACCGCGACCCTCTCGAAATCGAAGGCCACCCCGGGCGCGCAACGCGAGGCCATCATGACCCTCGCGCAGCTCATGGCGCCCATGACCCCCCATCTCTCCGAGGAGGTCTGGACCCTCCAGGGCGGCGAGGGGCTCTGCGCCGCTGCGCCCTGGCCCGTGGCAGACGAGGCCATGCTGGTGGAAGCCACGGTGACACTGCCCGTCCAGATCAACGGCAAGCGCCGCGACGAGGTGACCGTACCGAAGGACATGCCCAAGGACGAGCTTGAGGCTCTCGTGCTCGCCAATGAGGCCGTGCAGCGTGCCTTGGACGGCAGCAGCCCCAAGAAGCTGATCGTCGTGCCCGGGCGGATCGTGAATGTCGTCGTCTAG
- a CDS encoding TIGR03862 family flavoprotein: protein MEKAEQRAMAPEPVEALVIGGGPAGLAAAEILAERGASVVLAEARPSFGRKFLMAGKSGLNITKDEDLAGLQAAIGCPRMDPILAAFDARGVRDWAEGLGQQLFTGSSGLVFPVAMKASPLLRAWLARLDPLDRRLGWRWTGFAGDGHSFETPDGPRMIVPRVTVFALGGASWARLGSDGAWAAPFRAAGLPLRPFLPANMGLYVDWSDHMAPYFGAPLKGVALTCAGRRVEGEFVLSRAGLEGSLVYALSPELRTGAPLVLDLKPGLTHAEVTRRLAARPAKESLPNRLRKALGIAGPARALLQEFGRPLSEALPQKIKALPLRHGGPRPLDEAISVAGGLAWEALDTGLMLRARPGTFCAGEMLDWEAPTGGYLITGCLATGRWAGRAAADFLAR, encoded by the coding sequence ATGGAGAAAGCGGAGCAGCGCGCGATGGCACCGGAGCCGGTGGAGGCGCTCGTCATCGGCGGCGGCCCGGCGGGCCTCGCAGCGGCAGAAATCCTCGCCGAGCGGGGGGCCTCCGTCGTGCTCGCAGAGGCCCGACCTTCATTTGGGCGCAAGTTCCTGATGGCCGGCAAGAGCGGCCTCAATATCACCAAGGACGAGGATCTTGCGGGCCTTCAGGCCGCCATTGGCTGCCCCCGGATGGACCCGATCCTCGCGGCATTCGACGCGCGCGGCGTGCGGGATTGGGCAGAGGGGCTGGGGCAGCAGCTCTTCACCGGCAGCTCCGGGCTGGTCTTCCCCGTGGCGATGAAAGCCTCGCCGCTTCTGCGCGCCTGGCTCGCACGGCTCGACCCCCTGGACCGGCGCTTGGGCTGGCGCTGGACGGGCTTTGCCGGGGACGGCCACAGCTTCGAGACCCCGGATGGCCCGCGAATGATCGTGCCGCGTGTCACGGTCTTCGCGCTGGGCGGGGCCAGCTGGGCCCGGCTCGGCTCTGACGGGGCCTGGGCCGCGCCGTTCCGCGCCGCGGGGCTACCCTTACGCCCCTTCCTGCCCGCGAATATGGGGCTCTACGTTGACTGGTCCGACCACATGGCGCCCTATTTCGGTGCGCCGCTCAAGGGCGTGGCGCTGACCTGCGCGGGGCGCCGGGTGGAGGGGGAGTTCGTCCTCTCCCGCGCGGGCCTTGAGGGGAGCCTCGTCTACGCGCTCTCACCCGAGCTCCGGACCGGCGCGCCGCTTGTGCTCGACCTCAAGCCCGGCCTCACACACGCAGAGGTGACCCGGCGGCTCGCGGCGCGGCCCGCGAAGGAGAGCCTGCCCAACCGCCTGCGCAAGGCCTTAGGCATCGCTGGCCCGGCCCGCGCGCTCCTGCAGGAATTCGGACGCCCGCTTTCTGAGGCGCTGCCGCAGAAGATCAAGGCGCTGCCGCTCCGCCACGGCGGACCGCGCCCGCTCGACGAGGCGATCTCCGTGGCGGGCGGGCTGGCCTGGGAGGCGCTCGATACCGGGCTCATGCTGCGGGCCCGGCCCGGCACGTTCTGCGCGGGAGAAATGCTCGACTGGGAGGCGCCCACGGGGGGCTATCTCATCACCGGATGCCTGGCCACGGGGCGCTGGGCCGGGCGCGCGGCCGCGGATTTCCTCGCGCGCTGA